One Simkaniaceae bacterium DNA window includes the following coding sequences:
- a CDS encoding uroporphyrinogen-III synthase, with the protein MRVLYLGLDPSHLKEGHDVDHLPLIEIWPLPFSLRFPLAHYTHFVITSKQAVKIFFQKENPQEVVAQVFAIGPSTAYALSTCGISAKIPQQYTQEGLIDLLREERLEKAHILYPRSQLARPNLFEECLKRGASIEVIDLYTTQAKPGVEIPSLDLYDQVYFTSPSIVNIFFNIYRGPFLGKKFVPIGPVTQKALENKRLYHSLKF; encoded by the coding sequence ATGCGCGTATTATATCTCGGACTTGATCCGTCTCATTTAAAAGAGGGGCATGATGTCGATCACCTCCCTTTAATTGAGATTTGGCCTTTGCCCTTTTCTCTGAGGTTTCCATTGGCTCATTATACCCATTTCGTGATCACTTCAAAGCAGGCCGTAAAGATTTTTTTTCAAAAGGAAAACCCACAAGAAGTTGTGGCTCAAGTGTTTGCCATCGGCCCCTCAACTGCTTATGCCTTAAGCACTTGTGGAATTTCAGCAAAAATCCCGCAACAATATACACAGGAGGGACTCATTGATTTATTGAGGGAAGAGCGTCTTGAAAAAGCGCATATTCTCTATCCGCGCTCACAGCTCGCACGTCCTAACCTCTTCGAAGAATGTCTTAAGAGAGGTGCTTCTATAGAGGTCATCGATTTATATACAACACAAGCGAAACCGGGTGTAGAAATCCCTTCTCTTGATCTCTATGATCAGGTCTATTTTACGAGTCCTTCAATTGTTAATATTTTTTTTAATATATATAGGGGGCCTTTCTTAGGAAAAAAATTTGTTCCTATTGGTCCTGTCACTCAGAAAGCACTTGAAAACAAGAGGTTATACCATTCATTAAAATTTTAA